A DNA window from bacterium contains the following coding sequences:
- a CDS encoding amidase, which yields MDELHYLSAADSLRLFRSRELSPVEVTAAIISRAEEVEPRVNAFSETFYERALVAARAAEARYGGRGPRPRALEGITVAIKEVTPVKGQRTTNGSLIYASAPLEQQSAALVERILRAGGIIHARTTSPEFTCVPFTHSRLWGVTRNPWNLNYSPGGSSGGAAVALATGATTLANGTDIGGSVRMPAAFCGVVGFKPPYGRVPALPPFNLDHYSHEGPLARTVADCALLENTIAGPHGSDPVSLRPKVRVPPTLQGIEGWRIALSVDLDSYTVDADVAANTLAAAEALREAGAVVEEVNLGWTMADIIDAARIHYGVIFGPYVDREVAAHRDLMTDYAIGFAERAAGVKKEELVEGLEKEARIHSGLAGVLDRYQALICPTLSAQAFVAGDDYIGHGPSVNGREIPEILETMMTVPFNICSRCPVISVPSGTSSSRLPTGLQIVGRTYDDVSVFRVAAALERVRPWAQRRPEFASAS from the coding sequence ATGGACGAACTGCATTACCTGTCGGCCGCTGACTCGCTTCGGCTGTTCCGCAGCCGGGAGCTGTCACCCGTGGAAGTGACGGCGGCCATCATCTCGCGAGCCGAAGAGGTTGAACCTCGAGTCAATGCGTTCAGCGAAACCTTCTACGAGCGCGCTCTCGTGGCAGCGCGAGCCGCCGAAGCGCGATATGGCGGTCGCGGCCCTCGACCGCGCGCCCTGGAAGGGATCACCGTCGCCATCAAGGAAGTGACGCCGGTCAAGGGACAGCGGACCACAAATGGGTCCCTCATCTACGCCTCGGCTCCGCTCGAACAGCAAAGCGCCGCTTTGGTGGAACGGATTCTGCGCGCCGGGGGCATCATTCACGCGCGCACCACTTCGCCGGAATTCACCTGCGTGCCGTTCACGCACTCACGCCTCTGGGGCGTGACCAGAAACCCATGGAATCTCAACTACAGTCCGGGGGGCTCGTCGGGTGGTGCTGCCGTAGCCCTGGCGACGGGGGCGACGACGCTGGCCAACGGGACGGATATCGGAGGCTCCGTCAGAATGCCGGCGGCGTTCTGTGGGGTCGTCGGATTCAAACCCCCGTATGGTCGGGTGCCGGCGTTGCCGCCGTTCAACCTGGATCACTACTCCCACGAAGGTCCACTCGCTCGCACGGTCGCGGATTGCGCCCTGCTGGAAAACACCATCGCCGGCCCTCATGGTTCGGACCCGGTTTCGCTCCGGCCGAAAGTGCGAGTACCGCCGACTCTGCAAGGCATCGAAGGCTGGCGCATCGCCCTCTCGGTCGATCTCGACTCGTACACGGTCGACGCTGACGTTGCCGCCAACACCTTGGCCGCCGCCGAGGCGCTGCGAGAGGCGGGAGCTGTGGTTGAAGAGGTCAACCTGGGCTGGACGATGGCGGACATCATCGACGCCGCGCGGATCCACTACGGGGTCATCTTCGGACCCTACGTGGACAGGGAGGTGGCCGCGCACCGCGACCTGATGACCGATTACGCGATCGGCTTCGCCGAGCGGGCCGCGGGGGTCAAGAAGGAAGAGCTCGTCGAGGGCTTGGAGAAGGAAGCCCGGATCCACTCGGGGCTGGCCGGCGTGCTGGACCGCTACCAAGCCCTCATCTGCCCGACGCTTTCAGCGCAGGCCTTTGTCGCCGGCGATGACTATATCGGCCACGGGCCCAGCGTCAACGGCCGCGAGATTCCAGAAATCCTGGAGACGATGATGACCGTGCCCTTCAACATCTGCAGCCGCTGCCCGGTCATCAGCGTGCCCTCGGGTACGTCGTCGAGCCGGCTTCCCACCGGCCTGCAGATCGTCGGCCGGACCTATGACGATGTCTCGGTTTTCAGGGTGGCTGCGGCTCTCGAGCGGGTTCGTCCGTGGGCACAGCGCCGGCCCGAATTCGCGTCCGCCTCGTGA
- a CDS encoding GTP cyclohydrolase I: protein MTSPTDGAGRQLERLHDTAEEDEAPAWERLRHREISPEQWQRFEGYMAEVLHALGLDLKTPGTERTPTRFLRALFDATEGFEGDPKLVTAFPTECRGEPDCRISQVVEGPIPFFSLCEHHSLPFFGHAYVGYIAHERIIGISKLTRLVRLFGRRFTVQERIGHQIVEALDEILQAHGVAVYLEAVHLCTQMRGVRERESSTRTSFWRGAYDTDPELRAGFFRMCGLGGS, encoded by the coding sequence ATGACGAGCCCAACCGATGGCGCCGGCCGGCAGCTGGAGCGCCTGCACGACACCGCCGAAGAGGATGAGGCGCCCGCCTGGGAGCGGTTGCGTCACCGCGAGATTTCCCCAGAGCAGTGGCAGCGCTTCGAGGGCTACATGGCGGAGGTTCTGCACGCCCTGGGCCTCGACCTCAAGACGCCGGGAACCGAGCGGACGCCGACGCGCTTCCTGCGGGCGCTGTTCGACGCCACCGAGGGATTTGAAGGCGACCCCAAGCTTGTCACCGCCTTCCCGACCGAGTGCCGTGGCGAGCCCGACTGCCGCATCAGCCAGGTGGTGGAGGGGCCGATTCCGTTTTTCTCCTTGTGCGAGCACCATTCACTGCCTTTCTTCGGACATGCCTATGTGGGCTACATCGCCCACGAGCGGATCATCGGTATCTCCAAGCTGACCCGGCTGGTCCGGCTGTTCGGCCGGCGCTTCACGGTCCAGGAACGGATCGGCCACCAGATCGTCGAGGCGCTGGACGAGATCCTTCAGGCCCACGGGGTCGCTGTTTACCTGGAGGCCGTCCATCTGTGCACCCAGATGCGCGGCGTTCGCGAGCGGGAGTCCAGCACCCGGACGAGCTTCTGGCGGGGCGCATACGATACCGATCCCGAGCTGCGCGCCGGCTTTTTCAGGATGTGCGGACTGGGGGGCTCGTAA
- the tal gene encoding transaldolase, giving the protein MATETSVKSGPIAQLRNLGQSLWLDNIQRQLITSGELAKLRDEGVTGVTSNPTIFEKAVTGSSDYDEALARLVRAGRQPQQILWDLMVEDIQGAADVFRPVFDRTGGADGYVSIEVPPDVASSTQRTIAMAEELRERCGRPNVMVKIPATREGIPAIADQIGKGHNINVTLIFAVDRYSEVAEAFLSGLETFKHRGGDLSTVSSVASFFVSRVDTKVDALLQARIQAATDVDQRNALERLRGRAGIANSKRAYQRFKGFHSGMRWDALARAGARVQRCLWASTSTKNPMYRDTMYVEELIGPDTINTLPNKTLAAFADHGVVRRSLDEDVKGSRQLLNQLARRRIDLDAVTRELEIEGVNQFEKSYESLTAVLDQSAQSIRRARNGSS; this is encoded by the coding sequence ATGGCGACGGAAACAAGCGTCAAGAGCGGTCCAATCGCCCAGCTCAGGAACCTGGGCCAGAGCCTGTGGCTGGACAACATCCAGCGCCAGCTGATCACATCGGGCGAGCTCGCCAAGCTCCGAGACGAGGGCGTGACCGGAGTCACCTCCAACCCCACCATCTTCGAGAAGGCCGTCACCGGCTCCAGCGACTACGACGAGGCGTTGGCACGCCTGGTCAGAGCCGGGCGGCAGCCACAGCAAATCCTGTGGGACCTGATGGTCGAGGACATCCAAGGCGCCGCCGACGTGTTCCGGCCGGTGTTCGACCGGACCGGCGGAGCGGACGGGTACGTGAGCATCGAGGTCCCCCCAGACGTTGCGTCAAGCACCCAGCGGACGATCGCGATGGCCGAGGAGCTGCGTGAGCGGTGCGGCCGGCCCAATGTGATGGTGAAGATCCCAGCCACGAGGGAAGGGATTCCGGCGATTGCGGACCAGATCGGCAAGGGCCACAACATCAACGTCACGCTCATCTTCGCCGTCGATCGCTACTCGGAGGTCGCCGAGGCCTTCCTGTCAGGGCTGGAGACGTTCAAGCATCGAGGAGGCGATCTCAGCACAGTGTCGAGCGTGGCGAGCTTCTTCGTGAGCCGGGTCGACACCAAGGTGGACGCCCTGCTGCAGGCGAGAATCCAGGCCGCCACCGACGTCGACCAGAGAAACGCGCTGGAGCGTCTGCGAGGCAGGGCAGGGATCGCCAACTCGAAGCGTGCATATCAGCGCTTCAAGGGATTTCATTCGGGAATGCGCTGGGATGCCCTCGCCAGAGCAGGCGCCCGCGTCCAGCGCTGTCTTTGGGCGAGCACCTCGACCAAGAACCCGATGTATCGCGACACGATGTACGTCGAGGAGCTGATCGGACCGGACACCATCAACACGTTGCCGAACAAGACCCTGGCAGCCTTCGCCGATCACGGCGTCGTCAGGCGAAGCCTGGATGAGGACGTGAAGGGATCGCGCCAATTGCTCAATCAGCTGGCCCGCCGGCGTATCGATCTCGACGCGGTGACCAGGGAGCTCGAGATCGAGGGTGTCAATCAGTTCGAGAAGTCGTATGAAAGCCTAACCGCCGTCCTCGATCAGTCCGCGCAATCGATCCGGCGAGCGAGGAACGGCAGCAGCTGA
- a CDS encoding PTS ascorbate transporter subunit IIC produces the protein MVVLQFIVDEILSKPALLVGLIALIGLLALLKSPSDILTGSLKTILGFIILIGGAGILVGSLTPLGNMIQSGLHLHGVVPTNEAIVALAQKAFGAETAVIMAVGFLINLVLARVTPAKFVFLTGHHLFYMATLFAVVLGSANITGLNEVVLGSVMLGTMALVMPAFTYPFMRKLNGDAGFALGHFNSLGYIVSALVGKVVGKGSRSTEEIHVPERVSFLRDSLVMTTIVMIAFYLVFALIAGPGAVAKDAGTGNYVMYAFTQALTFGAGVAVILLGVRMVLAEIVPAFQGIAERFVPSAMPALDCPTTFPYAPNAVVIGFISSLVGGLVGLLLVGPIGLALIIPGMVPHFFDGGTAGVFGNSTGGRRGAVIGSFVNGLLITFLPALLLSFLGGLGLANTTFGDSDFAWAGIAVGIFAKTGIVGAYAMTLVFCAVLVAVASWISVRQRTGKETIEVAA, from the coding sequence GTGGTCGTACTTCAGTTCATAGTCGACGAGATCCTGAGCAAGCCGGCCCTGCTGGTGGGGCTGATCGCCCTGATCGGTCTGCTCGCGCTGCTCAAGAGTCCAAGCGACATCCTGACCGGCTCCCTCAAGACAATCCTGGGCTTCATCATCCTGATCGGAGGCGCGGGCATCCTGGTCGGCTCCCTGACTCCGCTGGGCAACATGATCCAGTCCGGCCTCCACCTGCATGGCGTGGTACCGACCAATGAAGCCATCGTCGCCCTGGCCCAGAAGGCGTTCGGCGCCGAGACGGCGGTGATCATGGCGGTTGGATTCCTCATCAATCTGGTCCTGGCGCGCGTCACCCCGGCCAAGTTCGTCTTCCTGACCGGTCACCACCTTTTCTACATGGCAACCCTGTTCGCGGTGGTGCTGGGTTCGGCGAACATCACCGGGCTCAACGAGGTGGTACTCGGCTCGGTCATGCTCGGCACGATGGCGTTGGTCATGCCCGCGTTCACCTACCCGTTCATGCGGAAGCTGAACGGCGACGCCGGCTTCGCCCTCGGCCACTTCAACTCTCTCGGCTACATCGTTTCGGCTCTCGTCGGCAAGGTGGTCGGCAAGGGCAGCCGCAGCACCGAGGAGATCCACGTCCCGGAGAGGGTGAGCTTCCTGCGGGACAGCCTCGTGATGACGACGATCGTGATGATCGCCTTCTATCTCGTCTTCGCTTTGATCGCCGGACCTGGCGCTGTGGCCAAGGACGCCGGCACCGGCAACTATGTGATGTACGCCTTCACACAGGCCCTCACCTTCGGTGCGGGTGTGGCGGTGATCCTCCTCGGAGTCCGCATGGTTCTGGCCGAAATCGTCCCGGCCTTCCAGGGCATCGCCGAAAGGTTCGTCCCCAGCGCGATGCCGGCCCTGGACTGTCCCACCACGTTTCCATACGCTCCCAACGCCGTCGTCATCGGGTTCATCAGCAGCCTGGTCGGCGGCCTGGTCGGGCTGCTGCTGGTCGGTCCCATCGGCCTGGCTCTGATCATCCCGGGGATGGTCCCGCATTTCTTCGACGGAGGCACCGCCGGAGTCTTCGGCAACTCGACCGGCGGACGGCGGGGCGCTGTGATCGGCTCTTTCGTCAACGGCCTGCTCATCACCTTCCTGCCCGCCCTGCTGCTCAGCTTCCTCGGCGGTCTTGGGCTGGCCAACACGACTTTCGGCGACTCCGACTTCGCCTGGGCCGGCATCGCGGTCGGCATCTTCGCCAAGACCGGGATCGTCGGCGCGTACGCCATGACGCTGGTCTTCTGCGCGGTTCTGGTTGCCGTCGCGAGCTGGATCTCCGTGCGCCAGCGCACTGGCAAGGAGACGATTGAAGTTGCAGCGTGA
- a CDS encoding PTS sugar transporter subunit IIB — MKILAVCGMGLGSSMVLKLTLGKVLAELKLKADVEVTDISSAKSQSADLIVTSAELAQRLSDSRVPIIAIKNYVDRKEMKEKLLAVLDHDQVKEG; from the coding sequence ATGAAGATCCTTGCTGTTTGCGGCATGGGACTGGGGAGCAGCATGGTGCTGAAGCTGACGCTCGGCAAAGTTCTCGCGGAGCTGAAACTCAAGGCGGACGTCGAGGTCACTGACATCAGTAGCGCCAAATCTCAATCGGCCGATCTGATCGTCACCTCGGCCGAGCTGGCACAACGCCTGAGCGACAGCCGCGTTCCCATCATCGCGATCAAGAACTACGTCGACAGAAAAGAGATGAAAGAGAAGCTCTTGGCCGTCCTTGATCACGACCAAGTCAAGGAGGGTTGA
- a CDS encoding PTS sugar transporter subunit IIA: protein MQRDQSPADPEVAAASTESTVERPAADGLMDLLTERTIRLRAHASTPNEVIDDAASLLIAEGGIEDRYVKAMKASLAVNGPYMVIVPGVVLLHARPGDGAVKLCMSLITLDPGIAFGNPDNDPVTVAIAFAAADNHSHLNALARLTTLLSNEAAMAALREAHTVEQALAAIADGSRPEA from the coding sequence TTGCAGCGTGACCAGTCGCCGGCTGACCCAGAGGTTGCGGCCGCGTCCACGGAATCGACCGTGGAGCGGCCGGCGGCGGACGGACTGATGGATCTGCTCACTGAACGAACGATCCGGCTGCGCGCCCACGCGTCGACACCGAACGAAGTCATCGACGACGCCGCCAGCCTGCTCATCGCTGAAGGTGGAATCGAGGACCGCTATGTGAAGGCGATGAAGGCAAGCCTGGCCGTCAACGGCCCGTACATGGTGATCGTGCCCGGCGTGGTGCTGCTCCACGCCAGGCCGGGGGATGGCGCCGTCAAGCTCTGCATGAGCTTGATCACCCTCGATCCGGGCATCGCCTTCGGCAACCCCGACAACGATCCCGTGACGGTCGCCATCGCCTTCGCGGCCGCGGACAATCACAGCCACCTGAACGCCCTGGCCAGGCTGACCACCTTGCTCAGCAACGAAGCGGCGATGGCCGCCCTGCGTGAGGCCCACACGGTGGAACAGGCGCTGGCGGCCATAGCGGACGGCAGCCGGCCGGAAGCCTAG
- a CDS encoding response regulator transcription factor, with protein sequence MPSSMENTIARPAAAAAPATRTLRLLIIEDHPVLAAGLEFLFSQEPDISVIGIVGTVHEAAALPPETKIDVLIADFRLPDGNGAEAAAAIRRSRPRLPVLFLSAVDSPAALMAAIQAGARGYVLKSQAAATLAAAVRRVAAGEMLISPAVLVQLIKEKGEQTHLVDTLTARERDIMRLISRGLSNHELAEALEIEYGTVRSHVRNILAKLEVHTKLQAVVRATELGLIDPDTAPVRME encoded by the coding sequence GTGCCCAGCTCTATGGAGAACACAATCGCTCGCCCCGCTGCCGCCGCCGCCCCGGCGACGCGCACTCTGCGTCTTCTCATCATTGAAGACCACCCGGTCCTGGCCGCCGGCCTCGAGTTCCTCTTCAGCCAGGAACCGGACATCAGCGTCATCGGAATCGTGGGTACGGTTCACGAGGCGGCGGCACTGCCGCCGGAGACCAAGATCGATGTTCTGATCGCAGACTTCAGGCTGCCTGATGGCAACGGGGCGGAGGCCGCCGCGGCGATCCGGCGAAGCCGGCCTCGCCTCCCAGTGCTCTTCTTGAGCGCCGTCGACAGTCCGGCCGCGTTGATGGCGGCCATTCAGGCTGGAGCCAGAGGTTATGTCCTGAAGTCACAGGCGGCCGCCACTCTGGCCGCCGCGGTCCGGCGAGTGGCCGCGGGCGAGATGCTGATCTCACCAGCGGTGCTGGTTCAGCTGATCAAAGAGAAGGGCGAACAGACCCACCTCGTCGACACTTTGACGGCGAGGGAACGAGACATCATGCGTTTGATATCGCGCGGCCTGAGCAACCACGAGCTGGCCGAAGCGCTCGAGATCGAGTACGGGACCGTGCGCAGCCATGTTCGCAACATCCTGGCCAAGCTCGAGGTCCACACCAAGCTGCAGGCCGTTGTGCGGGCTACGGAGCTCGGCCTGATCGACCCTGACACAGCTCCCGTGCGGATGGAGTGA
- a CDS encoding type 1 glutamine amidotransferase: MKPVFCLRHEQPDTLGAGDASFSWSELDATYIDVWSGQEVPPLEEASALVVLGGSMGVPDIDRFPFLNTELATIRDALHHSLPVLGICLGAQLLAAAAGADVFRAPHRTLGFRSVMKLPAAASDPLFRTYCNVDRVLRWHEDTFTLPAAAELLMTSHDLPHQAFRVGACAWGVQFHIEVDDDLLHAWLDAAGPRLQAMWGTSRDALLSEADHYLTHQQRHSDAVFAAFARVVRQREGRVR; the protein is encoded by the coding sequence GTGAAGCCGGTCTTCTGCCTGCGTCACGAGCAGCCGGACACCCTGGGGGCGGGTGATGCGTCGTTTTCATGGTCGGAGCTCGACGCCACATATATAGATGTGTGGTCGGGGCAAGAGGTTCCGCCGCTCGAAGAGGCCTCGGCTCTCGTGGTCCTGGGCGGCTCCATGGGCGTGCCGGATATCGACCGGTTTCCCTTCCTGAATACCGAGCTGGCGACGATTCGAGATGCGCTGCACCACTCGCTGCCTGTGCTGGGCATCTGCCTGGGCGCTCAACTGCTGGCCGCCGCTGCCGGGGCCGACGTATTCCGAGCACCGCACCGGACGTTGGGCTTCCGCTCCGTGATGAAATTGCCCGCCGCCGCGTCTGACCCGCTCTTCCGCACCTACTGCAACGTGGATCGGGTGTTGCGGTGGCACGAGGATACGTTCACGCTCCCCGCCGCGGCCGAACTGCTGATGACTTCGCACGACCTGCCGCATCAAGCGTTTCGCGTCGGCGCCTGCGCCTGGGGTGTCCAGTTCCACATCGAGGTGGACGATGACCTGTTGCATGCCTGGCTCGACGCGGCCGGGCCGCGCCTCCAGGCGATGTGGGGGACGTCGCGTGACGCCCTGCTGAGTGAGGCCGACCACTATCTCACCCACCAGCAGAGGCATTCCGATGCGGTGTTTGCCGCGTTCGCAAGAGTGGTCCGCCAGCGTGAGGGCCGGGTCCGCTAG
- a CDS encoding HPr family phosphocarrier protein — protein MPRARVTIQRGAGLHARPAAEFVKLANRFTASTKVRLNGRQADAKSILGILGLGANGGAEVELEVEGEDAEPALAALRDFLETPTE, from the coding sequence ATGCCACGAGCTAGGGTCACCATCCAGCGAGGCGCCGGTCTCCATGCGAGACCGGCCGCCGAGTTCGTGAAGCTCGCCAATCGCTTCACGGCTTCGACCAAGGTGCGCTTGAACGGCCGTCAGGCCGACGCCAAGAGCATTCTCGGCATCCTCGGTCTCGGCGCCAACGGCGGTGCCGAGGTGGAGCTTGAAGTCGAAGGCGAGGATGCCGAACCGGCGTTGGCCGCGCTGCGGGACTTTCTGGAGACCCCCACCGAATGA
- the gap gene encoding type I glyceraldehyde-3-phosphate dehydrogenase, which translates to MSIRVGINGLGRIGRNAFRAAVRQPDLEVVAANDITDVATLAYLLRYDSILGTYPEAVNVDGESLVVGERRIRVFGEKEPGKIPWGDLKVDVVLDCTGKFTDATKARAHIDPGGARKVIISAGATNEDMTIVLGVNESRYEPDRHHVISNASCTTNCLVPVVKVLHDRFGVESGVMTTVHAFTNSQRLLDAPHKDLRRARAATLSIIPTTSGAVRSLAKVIPELAGRFQGMALRVPVPSVSIVDLTVVTKAAVTAEAINSAFRAAAAGPLKEILAVADAPLVSVDFEGNPHSAIVDASSTMVAGDKQAKVLAWYDNEWGYASRLVDLAAYVGRRLAVDGLAEPAPKQARSAQ; encoded by the coding sequence ATGAGCATTCGCGTCGGCATCAACGGTCTGGGCCGCATAGGCCGAAACGCGTTTCGAGCCGCCGTCCGCCAGCCGGATCTCGAGGTCGTGGCGGCGAACGACATCACCGACGTCGCGACCCTGGCCTACCTCCTGAGGTATGACTCCATCCTCGGCACCTACCCGGAGGCCGTCAACGTTGATGGCGAGTCGCTGGTCGTCGGAGAACGGCGGATCCGGGTCTTTGGCGAGAAGGAGCCGGGGAAGATCCCCTGGGGTGACCTCAAGGTGGACGTGGTGCTCGACTGCACCGGGAAGTTCACCGATGCGACCAAGGCGCGGGCGCACATCGATCCGGGCGGCGCCCGCAAGGTGATCATCTCGGCCGGGGCGACCAACGAAGACATGACGATCGTCCTGGGCGTCAATGAAAGCCGGTACGAGCCCGATCGCCACCATGTCATCAGCAACGCGTCTTGCACCACCAACTGCCTGGTTCCGGTGGTGAAGGTGCTCCACGACCGGTTCGGGGTCGAGAGCGGGGTCATGACCACGGTCCATGCCTTCACCAACAGCCAGCGGCTGCTCGACGCGCCCCACAAAGACCTGCGGCGAGCGCGTGCGGCCACGCTTTCGATCATTCCGACGACGTCCGGTGCGGTCCGGTCGCTGGCCAAGGTGATACCCGAGTTGGCGGGCAGGTTCCAGGGGATGGCGCTGCGCGTGCCGGTGCCGTCGGTGTCGATCGTCGATCTGACCGTGGTGACCAAGGCCGCGGTCACCGCCGAGGCGATCAACAGCGCGTTCCGCGCGGCCGCCGCCGGACCGCTCAAGGAGATCCTGGCGGTTGCCGACGCTCCCCTTGTCTCGGTGGATTTCGAAGGCAACCCTCATTCGGCGATCGTCGACGCGTCATCGACCATGGTCGCCGGGGACAAGCAGGCGAAGGTCCTCGCCTGGTACGACAACGAATGGGGCTACGCCAGCCGTCTGGTCGACCTGGCCGCCTATGTCGGCCGGCGCCTGGCGGTCGATGGCCTGGCTGAGCCGGCGCCAAAGCAAGCTCGCTCCGCTCAGTAG
- the ptsP gene encoding phosphoenolpyruvate--protein phosphotransferase gives MRVSTKLRGIAASPGVVIGRAVVIGASSLRAGSHAESGKAAIERWSSAREEVKASLEQLVRAAERNSLVQEQALLEAQQMMVMDPGLEESVRAMVLGGTSAERATHDAIERYAVAMDRFEDAYLRQRSSDVREIGQALLRVLAGQSPFPIANLAPGSVLCAAELGAASLLMLDRAALAGIALGSGGPTSHVAILARSWGVPAVLGITGLLDTVSEGDLLALDGGRGELWVQPSADEQARLEANAQKYSRDKAELTALRDRQAVTVDGVRVELLANIGGPQDVVAALEAGAEGVGLFRTEFLVTGRRAVPSEREQREIYGQVLEGMEGRPVTVRTFDIGGDKQVPALDLKPELNPFLGYRGIRMGLDRPELLATQLRALLTAAAGGPQLKVMLPMISTLDEVRQARAILDRARSELGPGSGDGVLLGVMIEIPAAALLASQLAREVQFFSIGTNDLIQYTMAADRTNDRVARLYQPFHPAVLRLIGQVAAAATGAGIPCGVCGEMAGDPRATALLLGLGIRELSMSPGSIAAVKRQVLRIQLADAQRLAQDALEKATTREVEGLVDAFLARLA, from the coding sequence ATGAGGGTGAGCACGAAACTGCGCGGCATCGCGGCCTCACCCGGAGTGGTGATCGGTCGGGCCGTGGTGATCGGAGCCTCGTCCTTGCGCGCCGGCTCGCATGCGGAATCCGGCAAGGCGGCGATCGAGCGCTGGTCCTCCGCCCGCGAAGAGGTGAAGGCGAGCCTGGAACAGCTCGTGCGGGCCGCCGAGCGAAACTCCCTGGTCCAGGAACAGGCGCTGTTGGAAGCCCAGCAGATGATGGTCATGGACCCGGGCCTGGAAGAGTCGGTACGGGCGATGGTGCTCGGCGGAACGTCAGCTGAGCGTGCCACGCACGACGCGATCGAGCGGTACGCGGTGGCGATGGACCGCTTCGAGGACGCGTACCTGCGCCAGCGCTCGTCGGACGTTCGCGAGATCGGCCAGGCCCTCCTCCGCGTGCTGGCCGGGCAGTCGCCGTTTCCGATCGCCAACCTCGCGCCGGGATCGGTGCTCTGCGCGGCCGAGCTCGGCGCGGCCAGCCTCCTGATGCTGGACCGGGCGGCATTGGCCGGCATCGCATTGGGATCTGGTGGGCCGACGTCACACGTTGCGATCCTGGCTCGTTCCTGGGGTGTACCCGCGGTTCTGGGCATCACCGGTCTCCTCGACACGGTCTCGGAAGGTGATCTGCTCGCGCTTGACGGCGGGCGCGGCGAGCTCTGGGTCCAACCCTCAGCCGACGAGCAGGCCCGATTGGAGGCCAATGCGCAGAAGTACTCTCGGGACAAGGCGGAACTGACCGCGCTGCGCGACCGGCAGGCGGTCACGGTCGATGGCGTCCGCGTCGAGCTGCTGGCCAACATCGGAGGGCCTCAGGATGTCGTCGCCGCGCTCGAGGCCGGCGCGGAGGGCGTGGGCCTGTTTCGGACGGAGTTCCTGGTCACCGGGCGGCGAGCCGTGCCGTCGGAGCGGGAGCAGCGCGAGATCTACGGCCAGGTGCTCGAGGGCATGGAGGGACGCCCGGTCACGGTTCGCACCTTCGACATCGGCGGCGACAAGCAGGTCCCCGCACTCGACCTGAAACCGGAGCTGAATCCCTTCTTGGGGTACCGCGGGATCCGCATGGGCCTCGATCGGCCCGAGCTCCTCGCCACCCAGTTGCGAGCCCTGCTCACGGCTGCCGCGGGCGGGCCTCAGCTCAAGGTCATGCTGCCCATGATCTCGACGCTGGACGAGGTCCGGCAAGCCCGCGCGATCCTGGACCGGGCGCGCTCAGAACTCGGACCCGGGTCAGGTGATGGAGTCCTTCTGGGCGTCATGATCGAAATCCCGGCGGCCGCGCTGCTGGCGAGTCAGCTCGCCCGCGAGGTGCAGTTCTTCAGCATCGGGACCAATGATCTGATTCAGTACACGATGGCCGCCGACCGTACGAACGATCGAGTCGCACGGCTGTATCAGCCCTTCCACCCCGCGGTGCTGCGCCTCATCGGCCAGGTCGCCGCCGCTGCCACCGGGGCCGGAATCCCGTGCGGGGTGTGCGGTGAGATGGCCGGCGATCCCAGAGCGACGGCGCTGCTCCTGGGACTTGGCATCCGTGAGCTGAGCATGAGCCCTGGATCCATCGCGGCGGTCAAGCGCCAGGTCTTGCGCATCCAGCTCGCGGACGCCCAGCGATTGGCCCAGGATGCCCTGGAAAAGGCGACGACGCGCGAGGTCGAGGGCCTTGTGGATGCGTTCCTCGCCCGGCTTGCCTGA